In the Bifidobacterium catenulatum PV20-2 genome, one interval contains:
- the hemW gene encoding radical SAM family heme chaperone HemW gives MFEVYIHVPFCMRRCGYCDFNTYTAVDMGAGASRGNYANMVIREMSIVRDWQIAHGIDEPEAATVFFGGGTPTILKASDLVDMLNAVRDTWGIAENAEITTEANPDTVNADYVKELANGGFNRISFGMQSAVPSVLKTLDRTHTPANVAAGIAAANAAGMRSSVDLIYGAPGESLDDWRTSVRTAIDLGVNHISAYALTVAPNTKMGRQIAAGTLPTPDDDDEATKYEIADDLLSAAGLEWYEISNWARPGYESQHNLGYWHNVDWAGLGPGAHSHYGNVLDVEQSMPKEKTETVKTSGLRSWDIAHPRMWGQAINAGDMPWSGRERISNEENLEEIIMLGLRIREGLDLSLLGSTVDMARIQPMEDEGLIVIRDGRVIPTRTGRLLNDTVIERFFDACSL, from the coding sequence ATGTTCGAAGTTTACATTCATGTGCCATTCTGCATGCGCCGCTGCGGTTATTGTGATTTCAACACGTATACCGCCGTCGACATGGGAGCGGGCGCATCGCGCGGCAACTACGCCAACATGGTGATTCGCGAGATGTCGATCGTTCGCGATTGGCAGATCGCGCACGGCATTGACGAACCGGAAGCGGCCACCGTCTTCTTCGGCGGTGGCACGCCCACGATTCTGAAAGCCTCGGATCTGGTGGACATGCTGAATGCCGTGCGCGATACGTGGGGCATTGCCGAGAACGCGGAAATCACCACCGAGGCGAATCCGGACACGGTGAACGCCGATTATGTGAAGGAACTGGCGAACGGCGGATTCAACCGCATCTCTTTCGGCATGCAGTCGGCCGTGCCAAGCGTGCTGAAAACATTGGACCGTACGCATACTCCGGCCAATGTGGCGGCAGGAATCGCCGCGGCAAATGCTGCCGGCATGCGTTCCAGCGTGGATTTGATTTACGGTGCGCCGGGGGAGAGCCTTGATGATTGGCGCACTTCCGTACGCACGGCGATCGATTTGGGAGTCAACCATATTTCGGCATATGCGTTGACCGTTGCGCCGAACACGAAAATGGGACGTCAGATTGCGGCAGGAACATTGCCTACGCCCGATGATGACGATGAGGCAACCAAATATGAGATCGCCGACGATCTGTTGAGCGCGGCCGGTCTTGAATGGTACGAGATCAGCAATTGGGCACGGCCTGGTTATGAATCGCAACATAATCTCGGCTACTGGCACAATGTCGACTGGGCCGGACTTGGACCGGGTGCGCACAGCCACTATGGCAACGTGCTGGATGTCGAACAGTCCATGCCGAAGGAAAAAACCGAAACAGTCAAAACTTCGGGCTTACGCAGCTGGGATATCGCACATCCGCGCATGTGGGGTCAGGCTATCAACGCCGGCGATATGCCATGGTCGGGACGCGAACGAATCTCCAACGAGGAGAACCTCGAAGAAATCATCATGCTTGGTCTGCGCATACGTGAGGGCCTTGATTTGAGCCTTCTTGGAAGCACGGTTGATATGGCTCGCATCCAACCCATGGAAGACGAAGGTCTTATCGTGATCCGTGACGGACGTGTGATTCCAACCCGAACCGGACGCCTGCTCAACGACACCGTCATCGAGCGTTTCTTCGACGCCTGTTCGTTATAA
- a CDS encoding SDR family oxidoreductase — MNQQHTSRPLTGKTAIVTGASRGIGAAIALRLAQLGANVTIDYLSNNERAQQTARRIEHDAEAQGRIIVCKADVTDLNQVNELTQTTVNTFGGIDILVNNALNHYSFDPRNRITFGNTVWNDYATQLEGCLKGTYNTCTAALPYMRRQSWGRIVNISSNLVDSPIVPYHDYIAAKGALIGLTRSLAQEAGAWGITVNAIAAGLTVGTDSSRATTEDIREHIIEQTPLGRLATADDIAGGVALLVGEDARFITGQTLHVDGGLTMR, encoded by the coding sequence ATGAACCAGCAACATACAAGCCGACCGCTCACCGGCAAAACAGCTATCGTCACCGGCGCAAGCCGAGGCATCGGTGCCGCAATCGCACTCAGACTCGCGCAACTCGGCGCCAACGTGACCATCGACTACCTGAGCAACAACGAACGCGCACAACAGACCGCGCGACGCATCGAACACGACGCCGAAGCGCAAGGACGCATCATCGTATGCAAAGCAGACGTGACCGACCTAAACCAAGTCAACGAACTCACGCAAACCACAGTCAACACTTTCGGCGGCATCGACATCCTCGTCAACAACGCACTCAATCACTACTCGTTCGATCCGCGCAACCGCATCACTTTCGGCAATACCGTCTGGAACGACTATGCAACCCAACTCGAAGGATGTCTCAAAGGCACCTACAACACCTGCACAGCCGCACTGCCATACATGCGACGCCAATCATGGGGACGTATCGTCAACATCTCCAGCAACCTCGTCGACAGTCCCATCGTCCCCTACCACGACTACATAGCCGCCAAAGGCGCACTCATCGGGCTCACGCGCTCATTAGCGCAGGAAGCCGGAGCGTGGGGCATCACGGTGAATGCCATCGCCGCAGGTCTGACCGTAGGCACGGATTCAAGTCGCGCCACTACTGAAGATATTCGCGAACATATCATCGAGCAGACGCCTTTGGGACGACTCGCCACCGCCGATGACATCGCAGGGGGCGTAGCACTGCTGGTGGGTGAGGATGCACGTTTCATCACCGGACAGACATTGCATGTCGATGGCGGCCTCACGATGCGCTGA
- a CDS encoding branched-chain amino acid aminotransferase — protein MTEQNHHDPAELDKLTEKFTVLPNENPASDAKRAELIDKPAFGQVFSDNMAHMTWTKGEGWGDRRIEPYAPLKMDPGASVLHYAQECFEGLKAYRHADGSTWLFRPDANAERFQNSAKRLYLPELPIGDFIGSVAALVKRDVNWVPTRREYTLYMRPFMFASEPFLGVRAPQEVDYCVIASPSGPYFPGGVKPVSIWVEDKWFRTGPGGTGFAKCGGNYAASLLGEYTGIDHGCEQVCFVDAATKTYLEELGGMNMMVVHKDGHVETPSLTGNILPGVTRRSLIQLIQDNGHDVVETMIALDQLLEDIKSGEVTEVFACGTAAIITPIGRFKSEKFDVTVADGNSGEFTVNLRNQLLGIQLGEIEDPHNWMWKVC, from the coding sequence ATGACTGAACAGAATCATCACGATCCGGCAGAGCTTGACAAGCTCACCGAGAAGTTCACCGTGCTCCCGAACGAAAACCCGGCATCCGACGCCAAACGTGCCGAACTCATCGACAAGCCGGCATTCGGTCAGGTCTTCTCCGACAATATGGCCCACATGACTTGGACCAAGGGCGAAGGCTGGGGAGACCGCCGCATCGAGCCGTATGCGCCGCTGAAGATGGATCCGGGCGCATCCGTTCTGCACTACGCTCAGGAATGCTTCGAGGGTCTGAAGGCCTACCGTCACGCCGATGGCTCCACCTGGCTGTTCCGTCCGGATGCGAACGCCGAGCGTTTCCAGAACTCCGCCAAGCGTCTGTACCTGCCAGAACTGCCGATTGGCGATTTCATCGGTTCCGTGGCCGCCCTCGTCAAGCGTGACGTGAACTGGGTTCCGACCCGCCGCGAGTACACCCTGTACATGCGCCCGTTCATGTTCGCTTCCGAGCCGTTCCTCGGCGTGCGCGCTCCACAGGAAGTGGATTACTGCGTGATCGCATCCCCGTCCGGCCCGTACTTCCCGGGCGGCGTGAAGCCGGTCAGCATCTGGGTTGAAGACAAGTGGTTCCGCACCGGTCCTGGCGGTACTGGCTTCGCCAAGTGCGGTGGCAACTATGCCGCATCCCTGCTGGGCGAATACACCGGTATCGACCACGGCTGCGAGCAGGTCTGCTTCGTCGATGCCGCCACCAAGACCTACCTTGAGGAACTTGGCGGCATGAACATGATGGTCGTGCACAAGGACGGCCACGTGGAGACCCCGTCTCTGACCGGCAACATTCTGCCGGGCGTGACCCGTCGCTCCCTGATTCAGCTCATCCAGGACAACGGCCACGACGTGGTTGAAACCATGATCGCTCTGGACCAGTTGCTCGAAGACATCAAGTCCGGTGAAGTCACCGAGGTGTTCGCTTGCGGTACCGCAGCCATCATCACCCCGATCGGTCGTTTCAAGTCCGAGAAGTTCGACGTGACCGTTGCCGACGGCAACTCCGGCGAATTCACCGTGAACCTGCGCAACCAGCTGCTGGGCATCCAGCTTGGCGAGATCGAAGATCCGCACAACTGGATGTGGAAGGTCTGCTGA
- a CDS encoding solute carrier family 23 protein: MSAMSQPSVQNGSDSKKLTPKNVLLGLQHVLVSNVWLDPVFVAGAIGLPLALSSNMVNAIFIVSGLVTLIQATKLVRLPIVQGPSAAFDALMIAAGTAGSLAAAGTSIFVSSLIFVVLCLTRVIEKMRFLFAPMVSGVIIFLVGVSLSSFTLSEFLGGAPGDDGFADPKTLAVSVATCVLVVVLSQFGKGMVRALSYLIALVVGTSLSIVFGMADFSGVASKSWFGLPQIMPYGGFDFDAAVFVPFFIAYMVAIMEALGVYQAASEIQGVKLEDRQVRYGLSGEAAGSAISSLIGGFTTTAYPQNVALLKVTDEGKSRTCVPVIIAGVAFVALGFIPKAGAMLSLIPSPVIGGIFLPAAASLISTGFNTLRKAESDDRSQVVIGLSLLLGIALPNALSGLESGAHVFFSNSILVGAFCVVILKALLIDLPNLINRHKTGTGNDEDQTQA, from the coding sequence ATGTCTGCCATGTCGCAACCATCCGTTCAGAACGGATCCGATTCGAAAAAGCTCACTCCAAAGAACGTTTTGCTGGGTTTGCAGCATGTGTTGGTGTCTAATGTGTGGCTTGATCCGGTATTTGTGGCCGGTGCCATTGGGTTGCCGTTGGCCTTATCTTCGAATATGGTGAACGCTATTTTCATCGTGTCTGGTTTGGTCACGTTGATTCAGGCCACGAAGTTGGTGCGTCTGCCAATTGTGCAAGGTCCGTCTGCCGCGTTCGATGCGTTGATGATTGCCGCTGGCACCGCCGGTTCGTTGGCTGCGGCTGGCACGTCGATTTTTGTTAGTTCGCTGATTTTCGTGGTGCTGTGTCTGACTCGCGTGATTGAGAAGATGCGCTTTCTATTTGCGCCGATGGTTTCCGGCGTGATTATTTTTCTGGTTGGCGTTTCGCTATCGAGTTTCACATTGAGTGAGTTTCTTGGCGGCGCTCCCGGCGATGATGGGTTTGCTGATCCAAAGACGTTGGCCGTGTCTGTGGCGACTTGCGTGTTGGTGGTGGTGCTTTCCCAGTTTGGCAAGGGTATGGTCAGGGCGCTTTCCTACTTGATTGCATTGGTTGTCGGCACTTCGCTCTCCATAGTGTTTGGCATGGCAGATTTTTCCGGGGTTGCGTCCAAGTCTTGGTTCGGTCTTCCTCAGATCATGCCATATGGTGGTTTTGATTTTGATGCTGCGGTTTTTGTACCATTCTTCATTGCGTATATGGTTGCGATTATGGAGGCGCTTGGCGTGTATCAGGCGGCCAGCGAGATTCAGGGCGTCAAGCTTGAGGATCGTCAGGTTCGTTATGGCTTGTCCGGCGAAGCGGCTGGTTCCGCTATTTCTTCGCTGATCGGTGGTTTCACCACTACCGCGTATCCGCAGAATGTCGCTTTGCTTAAGGTTACGGATGAGGGCAAGTCCCGCACCTGCGTGCCGGTGATCATCGCCGGTGTGGCGTTTGTGGCACTTGGTTTCATACCGAAAGCCGGTGCGATGTTGTCGTTGATTCCCTCCCCTGTAATCGGTGGCATTTTCCTTCCGGCCGCGGCGAGCCTGATCAGCACGGGCTTCAATACGCTGCGCAAGGCAGAGTCGGACGACCGATCCCAAGTAGTCATCGGCTTGTCACTGCTGTTGGGTATCGCGTTGCCGAACGCATTGAGCGGTCTTGAGAGCGGCGCTCACGTGTTCTTCTCCAATTCGATTCTGGTCGGCGCGTTCTGCGTGGTGATTCTCAAGGCGTTGCTGATCGATTTGCCGAATCTGATCAATCGTCACAAAACAGGCACAGGCAATGACGAGGATCAGACACAGGCTTGA
- a CDS encoding trimeric intracellular cation channel family protein — MPVALESNAFFWGIEYLATFCCGMCGGLAAVRKGYDIFAILVTTWLTALGGGIIRDLLLGISPPVGVSDKGLVIVALLASVAVAVCHPEINKLKWSMLSLDALALGLYAVNGTSKAMMYHTSGMTAVFLGMFTALGGGLIRDMLINEVPMVIRDKHWYAVPSAVGCVLTVLVCKGVDAGIVSFPAEVVFDLLIVTLMVGMRLISVIFDIQLPGALVRHNTYLPSESKYLKRPVIHSDKDSDKRKCDKRK; from the coding sequence GTGCCGGTGGCGTTGGAGAGTAATGCCTTCTTTTGGGGGATTGAATATTTGGCGACGTTCTGCTGCGGCATGTGCGGCGGACTTGCCGCCGTGCGCAAAGGCTACGACATTTTCGCGATTCTCGTCACCACGTGGCTCACCGCACTGGGCGGAGGCATCATCCGTGACTTGCTGTTGGGTATTTCGCCGCCAGTCGGCGTATCAGACAAGGGTTTGGTGATCGTCGCGTTGCTCGCTTCGGTGGCTGTAGCGGTGTGTCATCCCGAAATCAACAAGCTCAAATGGTCCATGCTTTCATTGGATGCTCTGGCATTGGGATTGTATGCGGTCAACGGTACCAGCAAAGCCATGATGTACCACACGTCAGGCATGACTGCGGTTTTTCTGGGCATGTTCACCGCGCTTGGAGGTGGGCTGATTCGAGACATGCTCATCAACGAAGTGCCGATGGTGATTCGTGACAAACATTGGTATGCGGTTCCATCCGCCGTGGGATGCGTACTGACGGTGCTTGTCTGCAAAGGCGTGGACGCTGGAATCGTCAGTTTTCCAGCCGAAGTGGTGTTTGATCTGCTGATTGTCACATTGATGGTTGGCATGCGATTGATTTCGGTGATTTTCGACATTCAGCTTCCGGGAGCGCTGGTGCGTCATAATACATATCTGCCAAGTGAATCGAAATATTTGAAACGACCGGTCATTCATTCTGATAAGGATTCCGACAAACGCAAGTGTGACAAGCGCAAGTAG
- the lepA gene encoding translation elongation factor 4 yields the protein MGQQHNQPGFTDQSLIRNFCIIAHIDHGKSTVADRILQLSGIVPEREMRDRFLDRMDIEQERGITIKSQAVRVPWTFDGTEYTLGMIDTPGHVDFTYEVSRALAACEGAVLLVDATQGIEAQTLSNLYMAIDHDLAIIPVLNKIDLPSAEPDKHAEEIAGLIGCDPSEVLRVSGKTGEGVSELLDRIVADVPAPTGDPEAPARALIFDSVYDSYRGIVTYIRMVDGELRSREKLHMMGIGMTHDPIEIGVISPDMMPTKALGAGEVGYVITGAKDVSQSKVGDTITSALKPAADPLEGYRDPQPMVYAGLFPIDNAQYPELREALDKLKLNDAALIYEPETSVALGFGFRCGFLGLLHMEIVTERLSREFNLDLISTAPNVPYEVTAEDNSVYRVTNPSEFPDGKIKQIVEPMVAADIITPKEFIGAVMDLCQDHRGQMGTMEYISADRVEMHYRIPLAEIVFDFFDQLKSRTKGYASLDYHEDGEQSADLVKVDILIQGEKVDAFSAIVHKDKAYSYGVMMTKKLRELIPRQQFEIPIQAAIGSRIIARENIRALRKDVLAKCYGGDISRKRKLLEKQKAGKKRMKMLGHVEVPQEAFIAALSTGETGNDRDTKDKIRAAQKTEG from the coding sequence GTGGGCCAGCAGCATAACCAGCCCGGTTTCACCGATCAGTCGTTGATTCGCAATTTCTGCATCATCGCGCATATCGATCACGGCAAGTCTACGGTGGCAGACCGTATTCTGCAGCTCAGCGGCATCGTGCCCGAACGTGAGATGCGTGATCGTTTCCTGGACCGCATGGATATTGAGCAGGAGCGTGGCATCACCATCAAATCGCAGGCCGTGCGCGTGCCGTGGACGTTCGACGGCACCGAATACACCCTCGGCATGATCGACACTCCAGGTCACGTCGACTTCACCTACGAGGTTTCCCGCGCACTCGCCGCATGCGAGGGTGCCGTGCTGCTTGTCGATGCGACACAGGGCATCGAAGCACAGACCCTGTCGAACCTGTATATGGCCATTGACCACGATCTGGCCATCATTCCTGTACTGAACAAAATCGATCTTCCCAGCGCGGAACCAGACAAGCATGCCGAAGAAATCGCAGGCCTGATTGGCTGCGATCCTTCCGAAGTGCTACGCGTGTCCGGTAAAACCGGTGAAGGCGTGTCCGAACTGCTTGACCGTATCGTTGCCGACGTTCCGGCGCCGACTGGAGATCCGGAAGCACCCGCACGTGCGTTGATCTTCGATTCCGTCTACGACTCTTATCGCGGTATCGTCACCTACATTCGTATGGTCGATGGCGAGCTGCGTTCCCGTGAGAAACTGCATATGATGGGTATCGGCATGACCCATGATCCGATTGAAATCGGCGTGATCAGTCCAGACATGATGCCTACGAAGGCGCTTGGCGCGGGCGAAGTCGGTTATGTGATCACCGGCGCGAAGGATGTCAGCCAGTCCAAGGTGGGCGACACCATCACTTCTGCGCTCAAGCCCGCAGCCGATCCGCTCGAAGGCTACCGTGACCCACAGCCCATGGTCTACGCGGGTCTGTTCCCGATCGACAACGCGCAGTATCCGGAACTCCGTGAGGCGCTAGACAAGCTCAAGCTCAACGACGCGGCCCTGATTTATGAGCCGGAAACGTCTGTGGCGTTGGGCTTCGGCTTCCGCTGCGGCTTCCTTGGCCTGCTGCACATGGAGATCGTGACCGAACGACTGAGCCGTGAATTCAATCTTGATTTGATCTCCACCGCGCCGAACGTGCCGTACGAGGTCACTGCGGAAGACAATTCCGTGTATCGTGTGACCAATCCGAGTGAATTCCCCGACGGCAAGATCAAGCAGATCGTCGAACCGATGGTGGCCGCCGACATCATCACTCCGAAGGAATTCATCGGCGCCGTCATGGACTTGTGTCAGGACCATCGTGGCCAAATGGGCACTATGGAATACATTTCCGCCGACCGTGTGGAAATGCATTATCGTATTCCGCTGGCTGAAATCGTGTTCGACTTCTTCGACCAGTTGAAGAGCCGCACCAAGGGCTACGCGTCGCTTGACTACCATGAGGACGGCGAACAGTCCGCCGATCTGGTGAAGGTTGACATTCTCATCCAGGGTGAGAAGGTCGATGCGTTCAGCGCCATCGTGCATAAGGATAAGGCGTATTCCTACGGTGTGATGATGACGAAGAAGCTGCGTGAGCTCATTCCTCGCCAGCAGTTCGAAATCCCGATTCAGGCCGCCATCGGCTCCCGCATCATCGCACGCGAGAACATTCGTGCCTTGCGCAAGGACGTGCTTGCCAAGTGTTATGGCGGCGACATTTCCCGTAAGCGCAAGCTGCTCGAAAAGCAGAAGGCCGGCAAGAAGCGCATGAAGATGCTCGGCCATGTCGAGGTGCCGCAAGAGGCGTTCATCGCCGCATTGTCGACCGGAGAGACCGGCAATGACCGTGACACCAAAGACAAGATCCGTGCGGCCCAGAAGACCGAAGGCTGA
- a CDS encoding coenzyme F390 synthetase, with product MTSMSLNTEAQQIKADVLEFIEKYGCETAPDKAFDALARQIFAFQYAHNMQYRTYCMSRRVTPQTLSSWMDIPPMPVDGFKMLTLTSVPETECEAVFMTSGTTHPGQRGRNYHPDLEVWDASMIGPFRHFIMPDRKRIRIAILSPAWEMNHNGSLARYLTRALEQCGSEGSGFFFHEDGLDFAGVEGFLDQAVADGEPVMLMGASSAYLYLLDYLARQGKTYALAKDSRVFDTGGFKSTKTNMTVDDLYARFSEVFGVARTHCVNMYGMTELSSQIYDQNLLSYYTDGSSNYLKATPSWVRSVFLDPATLMPVPNGKQGVIAHYDLANWNSCLAILTEDLGVRTASGYELNGRAKGAEARGCSIAVDEVMAANA from the coding sequence ATGACATCGATGTCGCTAAACACTGAAGCTCAGCAGATCAAGGCAGATGTGCTTGAGTTCATCGAAAAGTACGGATGCGAAACCGCGCCGGATAAGGCGTTCGACGCGCTCGCACGCCAGATTTTCGCTTTTCAGTACGCTCATAACATGCAGTATCGTACGTATTGCATGTCTCGCAGGGTGACTCCGCAGACGTTGTCCAGCTGGATGGATATTCCACCGATGCCGGTGGATGGGTTCAAGATGCTGACGCTCACTTCGGTTCCCGAAACGGAGTGCGAGGCCGTGTTCATGACCAGCGGCACCACGCATCCCGGCCAACGTGGACGCAATTATCATCCTGATCTTGAGGTGTGGGACGCTTCGATGATCGGCCCGTTCCGTCATTTCATCATGCCTGACCGCAAACGTATACGCATCGCAATACTCTCCCCCGCTTGGGAGATGAACCATAATGGTTCGTTGGCCCGTTATCTGACGCGTGCGCTGGAGCAGTGCGGCAGCGAAGGCAGCGGCTTCTTCTTCCATGAGGATGGTTTGGATTTCGCGGGCGTGGAAGGATTCCTCGATCAGGCGGTGGCCGATGGCGAGCCGGTGATGCTGATGGGCGCCTCGTCTGCATACCTGTATCTGCTTGACTATCTTGCCAGGCAGGGCAAGACCTATGCGTTGGCGAAGGATTCGCGTGTGTTCGATACCGGTGGATTCAAGAGCACAAAAACCAATATGACGGTCGATGACCTGTATGCGAGGTTCTCTGAGGTGTTCGGCGTCGCTCGCACGCACTGTGTGAACATGTATGGCATGACGGAGTTGAGTTCACAGATTTACGACCAGAATCTGCTGTCGTACTATACGGATGGATCGTCGAATTATCTGAAGGCTACGCCGTCGTGGGTTCGCTCCGTGTTTCTCGATCCGGCGACCCTCATGCCTGTTCCCAATGGCAAACAAGGTGTGATCGCGCATTACGATTTGGCGAATTGGAATTCCTGCCTGGCGATTTTGACGGAGGACCTTGGCGTGCGCACCGCTTCCGGTTACGAGCTCAATGGTCGTGCGAAGGGTGCGGAGGCACGTGGTTGCTCCATCGCCGTCGATGAGGTGATGGCGGCGAACGCATGA
- the rpsT gene encoding 30S ribosomal protein S20, producing the protein MANIKSQKKRVLTNEKAHKRNVAVKSSLKTAVRATREAIAAGDKSAAEAAYKVAAQKLDKAAGAGVIHKNQAANRKSGLAVAINAL; encoded by the coding sequence GTGGCAAACATCAAGTCGCAGAAGAAGCGCGTTCTCACCAACGAGAAGGCCCACAAGCGCAACGTGGCCGTGAAGTCCAGCCTGAAGACTGCCGTTCGCGCCACCCGTGAAGCTATCGCCGCCGGCGATAAGTCCGCAGCAGAAGCCGCCTACAAGGTCGCAGCTCAGAAGCTCGACAAGGCTGCTGGCGCTGGCGTGATCCACAAGAACCAGGCTGCTAACCGCAAGTCCGGTCTTGCCGTGGCCATCAACGCTCTCTGA
- a CDS encoding acyl-CoA reductase encodes MSIIDIFHTPRGFVFQDFETRDIITNHGEVTLRYPVLTAEIIRDLCGTVRRNRLQTLSAYSVERIVDVIGKAVELWTDPDYEERLLAESLIPAITGYDATMTRIELKRYMRMFRRRELLRFLDDELSSPRILDEYRPNKSGGYTRLYGPDLTFHVFSSNVPGIPVWSMTMSLLTKSAIIGKSSFDEPLMPVLFAHSLAQIDPDLADALAVVPWRGGTVELEDMAIGEANAVIAYGSSHTTEAIRPRVGTGKPFLSYGARIGFSLIGREALRADTHVQTVHRMAVDVATYDQQSCLAPQTIFVERGGAISPAQTAELLARELDSQQRKYPRSAPSDEESLAIRRARSETEMKALFMAAPAPDGSTAQSDPQAPFVIESPQGTSWTVLYFPNTDSLTSLATPLNRTINLVAVDQLENALPALKPYRAWLQTCAIAASSSRLFTLAQHVGEYGIDRICPVGEMNRAKSGWHHDGGFNILDLVRAVDIERNTDRYSDTFDIDYE; translated from the coding sequence ATGAGCATCATCGATATTTTCCATACGCCGCGCGGTTTCGTGTTTCAAGATTTCGAAACGCGCGACATCATCACCAATCATGGTGAGGTCACGTTACGATATCCGGTGCTCACTGCGGAAATAATCCGTGATTTGTGCGGGACAGTACGTCGCAATCGGCTGCAGACACTGTCGGCATATTCCGTCGAACGCATTGTGGATGTTATCGGTAAGGCTGTGGAATTGTGGACGGATCCCGATTATGAGGAACGTCTGCTTGCCGAATCGTTGATTCCCGCCATTACCGGCTATGATGCGACGATGACACGCATCGAGTTGAAACGCTACATGCGCATGTTTCGTAGACGCGAGCTGTTGCGTTTTCTCGACGATGAGCTGTCAAGCCCGCGCATACTGGACGAATACCGTCCGAACAAGTCCGGCGGGTACACGCGCCTGTATGGACCTGATCTGACGTTCCACGTGTTCTCCAGCAACGTTCCCGGCATTCCTGTGTGGAGCATGACCATGAGTCTGCTGACGAAAAGCGCGATTATCGGCAAATCCTCGTTCGATGAGCCGCTGATGCCCGTACTTTTCGCGCACTCTTTGGCGCAAATCGATCCGGATCTTGCTGACGCTTTGGCCGTGGTGCCATGGCGTGGCGGCACTGTGGAACTTGAAGACATGGCGATCGGCGAAGCGAATGCCGTAATCGCCTACGGCTCTTCGCACACCACTGAAGCCATCCGTCCACGCGTCGGTACCGGCAAACCGTTTCTCAGCTATGGTGCTCGCATCGGCTTCTCACTGATTGGCCGCGAAGCGTTGCGCGCGGACACGCATGTGCAGACCGTGCACCGCATGGCCGTGGACGTGGCCACCTACGACCAACAAAGCTGTTTGGCGCCGCAAACCATCTTCGTGGAACGAGGCGGCGCCATCTCCCCCGCGCAAACCGCCGAACTGCTTGCCCGCGAACTCGACTCGCAGCAGCGCAAATACCCAAGATCCGCCCCTTCCGATGAAGAATCGCTCGCCATACGCAGAGCGCGTTCCGAAACCGAGATGAAAGCGCTGTTCATGGCGGCTCCGGCACCAGACGGTTCCACGGCCCAAAGCGACCCACAGGCGCCGTTCGTCATCGAGTCACCGCAAGGCACCAGCTGGACCGTGCTCTACTTCCCCAATACCGACAGTCTCACCTCATTGGCGACCCCACTCAACCGCACCATCAACCTCGTCGCCGTGGATCAGCTCGAAAACGCACTGCCAGCGCTGAAACCATATCGCGCTTGGCTGCAGACCTGCGCGATCGCCGCCAGCTCATCCAGACTATTCACACTTGCGCAACACGTGGGCGAATACGGCATCGACCGCATCTGCCCCGTCGGCGAAATGAACCGTGCGAAATCCGGATGGCATCACGATGGCGGATTCAACATCCTCGATCTTGTCAGAGCCGTTGACATCGAACGCAACACCGACCGTTACTCCGACACCTTCGACATCGATTACGAATAA